The DNA segment tatcataaatataacACACAGTggtcaaaattataaaaatattttattaaattggtaaaaaaaaacacttataaCCCTTAGAATTGGCTAATATATACTTAGGATTTAGATCGAGGGGTggagttttttttcaaaaaaaatatatttaaatttaaaataataatttaaaagtagtttcaaaaaatattcggatttgaaaataaattttgaaaaaaataaaattgaatttaaaaattttttacaaaaattcaaattggaaaacatattttcgaaaacagaaaattttattagtatttatttaaatatttatatatctataaagtaaGAATAAAATAGTCTTTTTACCCCTTTAATGAAacttttttgatcatttttttctttaagtgCATTTTAGTCAAAAACTtcttttaaagtattttaagaGATTTGCCCTTTATTGCAATGCATTGATACTTACACCCTTGTGGAGGGGATGCTCCTAAAATTTTACTTTACATAACTAATTAATGAAAGGAAATTAAAGCTAGATTTCTGCAtatttatttgatcaaaaaagatTATACGCATTTAGCTGTAGTTATGTCCATATATATTAACCTAAATTTGTTTTACCAATGTAAAAACATTACTACATCTATAAATACTACTTCCAAATTAATAATATGATCATCTCACAAACTCGTTAACCCATCAATGAATTCCTCGAAAAATAACCACTTCATATTAGGGCTATTCACATCTTTATTTATCTTCCTAATTACATCATCATCTTTTGGAAATCATTCCTCCACCGATGGACTTTTTCCGTTTGCACCTAAACATGTCGTAATTATTAACCAAGTGAACCCAGAAGAAACGTTGATCGTGCATTGCAcaaacaaaaagatagattTGGGAGTAAAAGATCTCCCATATGGAGCTAGCTTTGACTTCAGGTTTCATGTCAATCTCCGTAAAACAACGACGTACACTTGCAGTTTCGAGTGGCCCAGAAACAAGCAAACATTTGATATTTTCAGGGCAGACAGAGACGACAATATACACAGTGAACCTGGAGTTTGCAGAGAATGTATTTGGCACATTTTTTATTCAAACCCTTGTCGCGTTAACCGCGATGGAGGCTATCCTATATGCTTTGATTGGGATGCTTATTCgcttgaaaatatttaatgcaTCCctttctcgtttttttttttgatttataaaacagTAGCAAGAAACTAAGCAGATTAAGTGGCTATTACTAAAGTTCAGTAAAAAAAGTGGctattactgtttttttttgctgtaacaAAGTGGCTATTACTGTTATTAACAATTTGCTACAACTATGCATGAAATTTGGAATATTTTGGTTACAATTGTTTCTCGGCGTTGAAAAGATAAATCATATCCAATATCTCAGATCTTAGTCGACCACCATCCGGGTAGACATTTTATCAACGAATTAAAAGCTTTCAGGTCGAACCCGATCTCTGAACAGTTTGGTGTATGTAATCTTTAGTTCATTTTCAGATCGTGTTCatgtaatattatttgattgagATGATTGTAAGAAGTGTGATAGACGATAACTAAATGACTTAGTCTAAGTCCATGTCCATTAGGAGAGATGCCGCCGTGCAAAGACCataaccttctttttttttgttgttgtaaaatGTTAACTTTCAAAGAGTGAGCCGGAAGGCAAATACCATAACCTAATAAGTGTTTACACTTTGTTATCGTGTAAATCAGTGTTTTTAAACCAGACCGGACCGGCGGTCAAACTGGGTTGAACTATGAAACGGACAACAATCTGGATAGAGTTAACGCCAAAACCCAATTAAAGTTGAACCAGTTAAAAACAATATAGAACCATCAAAAACCCGGGAACCAGCGACTCAATGAACCGGCCAAATTTCGGTTcgtatataaaccaaaatttgtacatcaaaatattttttgtctacttctcattttttttaaattttatttcatgatCACTTGTGTTGACGACTTTAATCATTAAAACATTTACGTTTGCgaaatttgtataatttataaaagaacaaaacacttgttttatttcaaaaaaaactttttaataatgtgtatattttttttaagaaaaggtGATGAATATTTAGAGTGGAAAAAATCTGGAGAATGgattataaatatgattttcgtattgattttagatttaaactattaaattattttattacttttttatattttagttgttattttttaaattttctaaacattaTGGCAACtgaaacattttatttgatatgatcTATATTTGTAAGAATATgcatattatttacaaaatatcattAACTTCAGTTTAATGCAATTAAACCTGATCGAACCCTGTTTGAAAATGGTCGAACCACAATGACCATGacccaaaatatttttggttcgcttgtcggtccggttttaaaaacaccaGTAATATCAAAATATCGTTTAAAATTTGAGGTAATTAATCAATAAACACTCGGGCAAAAATATTGGGAATTTCATGGTTGTAAGATAGGTTGACTGAATACATTGTCGTCTCTATCTGTCctgaaaatatcaaatattaccTTGTTTTTGGGCCACTCGAAACTGCAGGTGTACGTCGTAGTTTTACGAAAATTGACATGAAACTTGAAGTCAAAGCTAGCTCCATACTGGAGCTCTTTTACCCCCAGGTCTATCTTTTCGTTCGTGCAATGCACGATCAACGTTGCATGTGTGGTCAATTTGTTTATAACTACGACATGTTTAGGTGCCCACGGGAAAAGTCCATCGGTGGAGCCTGGAGGAATGATTTCCGAAAGATGACGGTATTTGGAGGATAAATAAGAATGTAAATTAGCCCAAAAACGGATTGGTTATTTTTTGAGGAAGACATTGATGGGATCGGAGAGTGTGAgatgataatattatatttatttatttggcaAGAAGTATTTATAGATgtagtaatattttttacattggCCGAAATCTGTAAGTTTATATAGTAGTGGACATTACTACAAGTGTACGTAGTTAAATTTTCCTATTTATTATACACATTAAATTTTCGTAGGTACTCTTGCAGGATTTGTCacttttttaactaaaattagttatgttttatattacaTGGAAACGGAACCGGATACATAGAAGCAGAAGCGTATGAAAACGCAGAAGCAAGTTTTCTTAGAAAAATTAGAAAGCGGGTACGTGTTGGAAATGTAtccatatatacatacatatacaatatatatatatatgtaagaaatttttaaaaaatctagaactaaaagttatatgatttaaatttaaaataaagtatttattcatttataataatttgaaattatttcatattaaaactgtgaaaatacacataaattaaatttaaaataaattattatattaattattttaaaattttaattattttaattatttttaattaattgatataatatatatatgaatatattatttatctttaataaaaatctcaatgcataaagataatttatagtattaattttaatatttgtatatttatggTCTCTCtattcaatactattaaaatttggagtttatataaactaaactataattttatatttttattgatataagacattgtatttttttaaagaattaatGGAAGCatgattccaaaacggaattGTAAGCTTCCAAcatgtttttaaagagaatattttagaagcgttttggaagcgagattctgtaagcttccacaaggttccAATTCTGAAGCGGGAATCGAACATCCGATGAAGCTTCCATGCAACGTAGGACTTATGCTTTTCAGAAGAAAAAATGCctctaaataaattaaaattggttAACTTAAACAAAATTTGGGGATCATGATCTTGTGTCTTGTACTCTATGTGGCTCAGAGATTTTTGTTTTAGGTAACAATGTTAAAGCTTTATtaccatttttaagttttagacATAACTACAAAGAATACAAAGAACAGAAGATGCAAGAAATTAAGCTAAACAACAACTCAATCTTAGCTAAACAAACAACTACAAGCAAAGCAACAGCAAGACCATAGGCTACACCAAACTCAGCCCAAACTCCTGCCACAAAATTGGAACCACAATTAAAACGAGAACTGAACCAGGTAGATTTGGTAGTGCCCGGTGACCAGTTCTTAATGATTAGCTCCTTAAGAACATCTCGAGAGAGACCTTCTTATCGGCAGCAACCATAGACAGTGAGCAACGCCTGAGTACGCTCACCCGCGTAGACAGAGATGAGCTTTATTTGGAGAGAAAGACCACCCCAGACCACCACACGCCATGGACCTACACCAAGAGACAGAGAAAGCCAACACAACCTCAGTAAAACAAGTAAATTTGCATTTTCTCATGGCCTGGAATTGTTAGGACGTTTGATATCTTTAGGGCAGATAGGGATGATAGTAAAACAAGTAAATTTGGAATATGTAGTGAATGTATTTGGTATATATCTGAGTCAGATCCATGTCGTAATCGACGCGGTGGAGACTCTCTTTTCTGTTTTTCATGAGTTTCTTAatcatatcaaaaaatatttctcctatatatatgtttatttcatATCAAAGGGAAAACACATTCTTTCATATATATACgatttcctttattttcttattaatccTCTTTAACTTGAGTTCAAAGATTAAAGAAAGAGTAAATCTGGCATattcactgtttttttttattttgctgaTGTACATTTGATGAAACTGAAATACAACATTGTAAGTAGATTCTAgagcttttattttttatgatttgtgTCTATATATTCttgaaatttatgtatttttattttagtttaaatgttttaggttttatttgttttatactattatctttttatttatttttttgctttgatTATGTTTTGGTTTCTGGTTGGGATTTCTTATCAATTGTGTCAATTTCTCTAAATTTCTCTaaatttgagtttgtgattatgtattatttttttgtttttattatgttttgtttgattatttatcaatttttcatatagatttttatttttattcttttaaattatgtatttttactaaatttttatttgttcacCAATTGAtgtaaaaatctttttgaaCTGAAAATTAACtctttatatgaaatatttatatgttatgaACTGATTTATTTAAGGTTTTAAGGTAAAAAAAATGAGTGATGTGGaataattgataaatatttttaaatgatgctGACCTGTTGCTCTCTAGTTTCTTGCTTGCTAACatgacaaaatttattttatgtttggttagagaaatttttacttattagattttatgatttttgaaacaaattaattatatattaaacgtgttgaaatatattttactatagCTTGAAgttgtttaaaattattcatCAAATCTATgttcttaaaacaaaattacttTAATCTTTagtaaatcaaatataaatgtattagtataactatattaattaatttatttatttttataaattatttttattgtttattttatggTATAAAATCACATATAACCTATCATAGTTTCAATTTAGTTATGTATACTTAAAtgctaaaaataaattatttattttaaatatgtatattcataactcaattattaaatattataataatttagcaTGTATGATgattaaactaaatatatatattttattaaaaataaaattgtaatctttaaaatattaaagaatGTATATTACATTAATGACAAATAAACTTTCATATtactctttatttatttataaataagtgattaagaataataaatgttctttatatttattaaatttataattttatagtaactATTTATAAATGTGATGTTCTTAAGTGtcaaaattttagatattatatttGATGAGGTGTCAATCTTTTATGGGAAGTaacaactttttatatatataaatttcatcTTTGTAAGTTATCATTTCTAATTTTTCACATCTTTCTTAAACAACAGATTTGTATCCCCATAAAAGAAGAGTAACTAAaggatataataatttttttgaatatataaatacaattttCATAAAAAACCATATAACAAATTAGTAAAAAAACATCAATGGCTTCCTCAATAAACATTCACTTCATTTTCGTGCTAATAACATTTCTAATTATCCTTAGAACTTCATTATCATATGAACACATTTCAACTGTCGATGGGATTTTGCCATTCTCACCTAAACATGTTGTGGTCACTAACAAACTGGTTGCACAATTTGGATTGCTCGTGCACTGTACGAGTCAAGAGACAGATTTGGGGGTCATATCGGTCTTAATAGACCAAAGTTTTGATTTCAGATTTCGTGTTAATATTCTTAAAACAACGAAATTTAGTTGCATTTTCTCGTGGCCTGGAATTGTTAGGACGTTTGATATCTTTAGGGTCGATAGGGACGATAGTTCAACAAGTAAGTGTGGAATATGCAGTGAATGTATTTGGAACATATCGGAGTCAGGTCCATGTCGTATTAGACGTGATGGAGGCTCTCCTTGCTGTTTTCCATGGTCTTCTTAAccatatcaaaatatttatcctATACTTCTTTCATATGAAGGAAAATAAACTATTTCATATATACAACAAATAAAGATTTTTTAGAGAAGATATAAATAAACATTTCTACTATAtcaatcttttttaaaattgtttgaaaTGGTTGACCCATATTTGTCACTTTTCTCTTCTAATAATTGTTAGTTTTCATATACCCATGACATTTCATTCTGTTTGTTTATGTTCTCTCTAAGTCCGAAACGAGATTTAATGATGTTTGTGGTGGATCTACAAAGCTATGTACAACAATCATGAACCGTTcaaaggaaagaaaaataaaataaaataaagagacTTTGTAGATCCACcacaaatatttatacataagaGTATCTTGTATTTTGTGAGAATACAATAGGAAAATGgagcttttaaaaataattccaaaattttattgtatatccatatatatatatatatatatatgtatatatatatatatattccatttTCACATTATGGAGCTCTATAAAGTTGTGATACACGATAAATGTCCATTAGGATAAAGATCAGAACCTACTAAATGTGCAAACTTTACAGTATGGTCTCAACAATGCATGATAGATTCTGTTTAACCAAATTAAGTTAATTAAAGAAGAAAAGGTTACCCAAAAATTCcaacaaagataaataaaaataaaaagtgttgTGTGAAATACGAATGTTTCTATTTCCATATACTTTGTCTTTAGAAACCTTGAGCTCAAAGAATCAAGTATGCGATGCCTAAGGGTTTGATCTCATTCCTCTTCCTTCCACTCTCACGACAAAGCATCCAAtatttttcattcatttttacCTCCTCTTTCTTATTTCGTTTGTCTTTCTTTCAGTGGTTCAGTTGCTTGTAGAGAAGAATCTTTGTATACATATCTAGCCATAGATCTTGACACATGTCTATTAATATACAAAGAAAGCTAGTTACTTCCTTTTCCTTCTGTGCACAGCTTCATTTATTTTGCATGTTAATTAGTCCTTTGATTTCCATATGTCCCGTATTCAATTTGAAATAGATTATCCAACAACAAGAAAATACATTATGGAAATTTCTCTAGTAAATTAAACATGTCAATTTAACAAAGCGTAAGAAGTTATAATTAAGGCtgattataaacttttataaaagaTCATCAATTCTAACTTAAAACTGTTAAATGAAAACAAAGTGtattatgttttcaaaagttTCAAAGGATCATCAGTGGTGACATATCCATGTTGAATATCtcatgaaaaatattaatatttttaatctttaattaagtaattaaacttttaaaaggTGAACCAATTAAAAGTGACAATTCCTGCAATAGGATCTAAGAAACTTATAGAGAAATTGGGACATATACATACacataacaatatttataattaagtgAGTAACCATAAGAAAAAGTAGATGGTACGATATTGTCTGTATTTTCTATATAATGATGAAACTATAATGCGCATGTAATAGTTCTGTTGTGGCattatattctatatatttataGTCTAATATAGTATAAAGATGTATTGTAATCTAGTATAAACATGTAATTTATGCTGTATAGAATAGTGaactatctatcttattaaaattattaagaagTCTATCATTAAATATTCTtctcttttcctattttttaaaatcatttccTAAAtcgattattaattaaaacaattacttAATTACACTTTAATGCGACTAGAAAACTGCATAATCTtaattttaacaatttattatatttttgtcaaattaaacaaccataaaacataaattcaatatgataaatgtttgtacaaacaaaaatttaacatgataaatttaatacataattttatacttataatcaatttttgattcataaaataaaatgttaggagttaccagtttggtttacagagtctacatGATTTTGTTTATGTTGTTGACAAAAACAAATGTGAGGATGCatgagttatattttaaaatatggatgATACAATTAACGgtttataatacaaaataaaattacacaatataaaatattaatattttttgtttagaatattaaataattattaagtacatgtaaattttgaaaatttatattatcatttataaaaaataaatatttattaataaaaaatttaaaattaaacctcCGTTCTGGTGCTCGGATCAAGCTCTAGTTAAGTTTTAATTCTAGTGTATATCATTTGTGGCAGATGTCAGGCGTAACTTGTTGTTGTCACGAGTATATCGTAACGGATtagagctctctctctctctctctctctctctctctctctctctctctctctctctctctctctctctctctctctctctctctctctctctctctctctctctctctttatgcGCCTCTTAGACCATCTTCAAtggtaggggtgggcgttcgggtatccattcgggttcagGTCGGGTATTTtagattttcgggtatttcagtatagaggtgtagaacccgttcgggtatttatgtacttcgggtcgggttcgaatatttttagttcgggtttggttattttagatcgggttcggatatttagatattgaaaaaaacaaaattaaattttcatttctcaaatttcttgtatttaaaaatataactttcacttaactaattttttttatttttaatagattgaatggttaatagatttgaatataacattttgaaactaaaatacattaatttggttattgtttttaaattttggatgtaactttttgttaattcttgaaataaaaaatttgacatgcattttaagtgagtagcaaatcattttctccataattttatgtatatcatatgaacttaaaatatgtgtagtatcaatataaatattttatataaaatgagagatgtaaactagaaatataaggttaattatacatatgttcggttattttcggatatccattcgggttcggatattacccgttcgggttcggatatccaatctctcctaattcaatacccgttcggatattctgatacttcggtttggatttcggtttgggtttttcGGATGCCACTTCGGAATGCCCACCCCTATTCAATTGTTCACTTtattttcactttaaaatagagtaactctattatagaataactctattatagagtggaTTTATACttcaatggtactctattttatagtgtaaaatagagtgatgaagaaagaaaaaataacttaCGTAAActcattttttactctattatagagtataaaatagagtaccattagAGTACTTTTATACTAACctctattttagaatgaaaaacAAAGTGATACCGGAGATGCCTTTATCCATCAAAAATCATTCAGAGGGGGAGAAACTAATTAGAGGCGTCGAATTCTCGTCGGCGAAAGACTCTGGCTTAGACTCTGGCAATTGGTGGCTCCTTTAGCACCTTTTGGACGGCTTTGTTTCTGGCGTCACCTTGTTCTTCTACGGTGGTGTCGGCTAGCACCAGCCCCGGTTTTTTCCGGTGATTTTTGTTCAATCGCTTCTTTACTCCTCTCTAATAGTTTCAGTTGGGTCATTCATCATCGGAgtctcttcttttcttcctttcaTCCTTCCAGGCTTTGGAAGTGCAAGATCTGATGTCTGATGTTATTTAATTGATTTGGGAGATTGATACTAGTTTATCATTCCACAGATTGaagtgttatttttttttgttaatgataTGGCGGCTTTGGTTTTCTGGTGATGTTGGCTTCTCCGATTCGGTCTCCGCCATCAGCTTGTTGAAGCTTTGCGGTTTTCCAGTGGTGTCGTCGGGGTTTCCGCCGACATTCTCTGAGTCGATATGTTTGGACGGTGGGATTTGTCCTTTCTTGGCACGTGTCTTTTTTCCTGCTCAAATGTACACATGTTCTCAAAACTTGTAGATTTGTCTTTCCTTCCGCTTTTAAAGGCTAGGTCTGGGCCTTCCTTCTTATGGGCCTGAGCTTTGTTTATTATGTTATGAGGCCTAGTTCAATGGAGTTTGATCTTTTCAGAGGGTGTAGCGTTAGGTTCATTTAGCATCGGTACCGTCTTTTTCCATCACTGATCTTCTCTCTGATGTTGTTTGGCCTTGGTTCTTGGTTCATCTTTTCCGCTTTGCTGTTCTGAGTTCTCAGGcctagggctgggcaaaaaacccggatccaaagaaccgaaccgaacccgatccgaaaaagtagtaccgtaccgaacctgaaccgaaattgattaaatttccgaacgggttcaaaattttggtatctaaagaaccgaaaccgaacctgACCCAAACCAAAGTatctcgggtacccgaatgtaaccgaaatagatttatatacctaaatatattacttatttttagatttaatatatattaaatacatccaaaaatataagatacactacaagaaaacagcggtattctgacggacgtttcgacggaaaatgaattccttggaatataccgaggaatttccgaggaaattccgaggaaacacaaaattaggtttcctcggaatttcctcggaatataccgacggaattccgaggaaatttcattccgtcggaatattcttatggaataccgaggaaaatttgattcctcggaaaaaaccgatgaattccgaggaaatattatagacgttagagagccgttggagagccgttgggggattttaaaaattccgaggaaattccgacgaactagccgttcgcatcggaattccgtcagaatttcctcggtctgtcggcaggatttcaactataaatacaagcaccccttttcctcttcattcactccatatcttcatcatccctctcactctctttacacacgaatttgattcataaaaaacatgtcttcttcaaattattttcgttcttggatcgatcgacctcatttggatccaaacacgagattgcttacggaagaataccaacaaggtataaccgaattcatggggttagttcaccgacaaccggaagcaaaaacaggtatgttaagatgtccttgctctaattgtaagaataaaaaagttattaaacagtgggatgtttggactcatctatatttgagtaagtttacacgaagttacaaaatttggtatcatcatggggaaactgattatgaacatggtagtactagcgaacctgagccagcggttagattagaagatccaattagaacggatgtagattacggtgtaggtactgagcagatggtaaatgatcattttagaggggaatatttacccaatgccgaagctaggagattttatgatatgttggatgctggaaagcaaccattgtacgaaggttgcagagatggtcattcagctttatcatctgctacaagattgatgggcattaagacggattataatttggctgaagactgtgtggatgcgattgctgattatgtaaaaggtattctacccgaagataatgtagctcctggatcatactacgaggttcagaaactcgtagctggtcttggtttatcgtatcaggtaatagatgtatgcagagacaagtgcatgatttattggagggcggatgaacagcgggtttcatgcaaattttgtgggaagcctcgttataaagatacgagtggaagagttccagtgccatataaaaggatgtgatatttgcctttgacggaaaggttgcagaggttgtatctgtctgaacgcacagcgcaaccaatgagatggcatgcggagcactcaacagatggtgagattagacatccttcagatgcaaaagcgtggaagcatttccaatcaaagtatcccgactttgcgtat comes from the Brassica napus cultivar Da-Ae chromosome A7, Da-Ae, whole genome shotgun sequence genome and includes:
- the LOC111199357 gene encoding S-protein homolog 5-like, which gives rise to MNSSKNNHFILGLFTSLFIFLITSSSFGNHSSTDGLFPFAPKHVVIINQVNPEETLIVHCTNKKIDLGVKDLPYGASFDFRFHVNLRKTTTYTCSFEWPRNKQTFDIFRADRDDNIHSEPGVCRECIWHIFYSNPCRVNRDGGYPICFDWDAYSLENI
- the LOC106356416 gene encoding S-protein homolog 5-like; this encodes MASSINIHFIFVLITFLIILRTSLSYEHISTVDGILPFSPKHVVVTNKLVAQFGLLVHCTSQETDLGVISVLIDQSFDFRFRVNILKTTKFSCIFSWPGIVRTFDIFRVDRDDSSTSKCGICSECIWNISESGPCRIRRDGGSPCCFPWSS